The Musa acuminata AAA Group cultivar baxijiao chromosome BXJ2-2, Cavendish_Baxijiao_AAA, whole genome shotgun sequence genome contains the following window.
TGAATACTGATAACCAACTTAATGTATTAAGTACAATCCTCGAGGAGAAAGCAAAATTAAATAACTTatatcttctcaactcttaagacaaTAAGTAAAATCAAATACCCTAATTCTATTATTTAACCAATAAAGgagttttataaatattaaaagacCCTTTAAAAAacttaataaaagaaaataattatcaaatcctcaccagtaATAATCAATTCTATTGATAGTAGATTGTGCTAATCTCTTAATTGAcaagaaaaatctttttttttcatcttaggGATTTATAATAACCAATAAAGATCGATAAAATAtcacaaataaatttataaataagatatttgatgtaatgtttatgtataTCAATATTTTTCGATTTTGTTCATTCTTTGTATAACATGCAAAGAGCTTACAATAAACTTGATGACATCATTTTATTTACTTTTTGTAACCATTTTAATCTTGTGAATACACAATACGTGCATTTATCACATAAAGGTAAAACTATCCAAAAACAAACCATTTAAGCATgtcattttaaaaattttctaacTCTATAGAGTTGTATAAAATGTTAATCAACACAACTTGCAACAACTACCAAGATAGCACATGACTAAATGAATCTTTAGGATAGCATCTAAAACTAGTTCACTATCTTGTTTCATAATAATGTCAAGTGGACACTTATAAAGCTTTTAATCATAACAATCATCTTGGACCCTTTATCGTACAGTcattcaaaatttataaaatttatgtttataatttatattatctattaagTATTTGTTGAAATGACTATTTATGAAATAAGTTAAACACTTCTTCGAACCTATCTTCTCTTTTATATGTCCTTAAGAGATCATTATATGAAATGACTAACCCTTTTCGAATGAACACATGTCGCAATACAATACATATTAAACTAGTATATACAACTCATGAAATATCATACCAATTTCTATTGGTACTGCTCATATATGGCAATAAGTTGGTACTGCTCGTATAGGGCAATATGTCAGGACACAATGAACCTAAGTTAGAACAGTAAATAATGATTTGACACTTATGACCAGACCAATATTTAAAACCTTACTTCTATTGGACTAAATTAGTATATACATGACAAAAGAGGCAACCATTTATTTACAAGCTAATCATGCAAGGACCTAAAGaagcaaaattttgaaaatatcaaAACCTAAATCACAATACCCGGTGATCAATGAACATAATTAATACAGCATATTATCTAAAGTAACTCACTTTGATCTCTTAGCAACAAAAGGGGGTATAAATTTACATAACAGCATGTAAAAGTGGATGCCAACATGAATACCAACATCATCAAAGAATATGCAAAACTGCAGAACTCAAGTGAAAATGCTAGTTTACCGTTTCCTTCCCATTGCGCTTCTCTTTTCTCCATCGGTCAGCATCCAAACAACGCCCTGAGTACCGGACAAGGCTTCATATCACAGAGAAACGTGCAATGTTATACATATCTTCCAATAGAGCCAGCAGAAACAATTGGAATCGTAATTCAACATGTCTAAGAAAGGCAGGTCACGATATTCTATCTTCTATCATCAAAGACTTATTACATCGGCCGAATAAAAACAGATTCACAAAAAGCATCTTAAAACCCTAACCCTATTTTTTTTTAACGATCCACAAGTCGCAGAGTCTCTAGGAGCTGGTGAATTTGGTGACGGCCTTGGTGCCCTCGGAGACGGCATGCTTGGCAAGTTCGCCAGGGAGGACGAGGCGCACGGAGGTCTGGATCTCGCGGGAGGTGATGGTGGGTTTCTTGTTGTAGCGGGCGAGACGAGAGGCCTCCTGGGCCAGCTTCTCGAAGATGTCGTTGATGAAGGAGTTCATGATGGACATGGCCTTGCTGGAGATCCCGATGTCCGGGTGCACCTGCTTCAGCACCTTGAAGATGTAGATCTTATACGTCTCGCTCCCCTtctttgccttcttcttcttcttgtctgtGCCGCCCGCGCCGACGCCCTCCTTCGACGGCAACCGCTTCCCTGCCTTGGGCTTCTTCTCAGCGGAGACAGGAGACTTCTCAGCACTCTTCTCCTCCTTGTCATCAGACGCCGGGGCCTTCTCTGCGGCGGCAGGCTTCTTCTCCGCGGGCTTCTTCCCGGCCTTGGGCGCCATGAGAGATGAAGAGAATTCCTCGAGGGATTCGATCGTCGAAGGCGAGAAACATCGGTTCGGTTATGCTATTTATGGAGAACGAGGCTAGTTCCGATTGGACGACATTTCGAGTCCACGGATCGATGCGTTGGACGCGTCTCCGCCGTTGCTTACCTTTTCGGTATCGACGTGGCAATCGACGCAAGGTATGCGGCACAAAATACTGTGGTACCAACCGAAGGACACCCACCGCGTACCTGCCTCGTGATCGGAGACGGGTGGGACCAGATGATTTAAGTGACTTCAGACACCGAGATTTAGGTATATAAATTGGAATTAGAAAAACTATATAATATAAGTATAATAAATTaaagtatataaatataataaattagatAAACATCCAATAATTGGTAATGCCCTAAGATCATTTTAAGATAATTGGTAATTCACATGATATCAAAATGATTTTTTTCTCCAAAAATCGTTTAGAGGAGTTGGTTGGTTGGAGCTTCATTATTACCAAATTATCCTTATTGGAGTTTTGATATCTCAAATCTATTCATTTAATCACCTCAATGATAGTTCGAATCTCTTAGTCATCTTTCCTTTTAGTGTAGCTTGATTTGATGATTAAAATTATAGTGAACTTGGTTTGATCTCGttctatatatataataatttttttctttaatttaagtttaggattataataatatcACAAACTGATGAAAGAGTTAAAAGTATCTTTACAGCATAACGGAGGGGATTCATTATTAATAATCATGCAACCCAAACTCAAATCTGATGAGCCTCTCTCCATGTGGCAGCACATTCGGGTTACAGTGAGCTCAGATTCCGACTCAGACTCACAAGCAAGATAATGACATGACCTCACCGTCTCCATCAAAGCTTCTAATGCCAAAACATGGACATGAACCTAACCTGAGTCTCAAGCAAAGAAGTCGTTGGACACACGTCAATCGTAATAAAGTCTCGATTATGACTCGAACGgtcaattttattattattattattattttattattaaaaaaaataaaatataaaccgttataaatatatcttttaaaaaatatataaaaataaaatttatgaaattaacTATTCAAATCGTAATCGAAGCCGTTGATTTCGAAACCGATGATTCTGATTTTTCAAACTTAGGAATTGAAATTAAATGGTCGATTCAAATTCAGATCGAAGCCAAAGAACTATTAAatcgatttgattttgatttcagTACGATATGATTTAGTTAGTATTTTttgagagatttttttttattttttttaaaacgtcccacatttatttatttttcttctatattttaaatattttaaaaattaaaaaaataatattttaaattttatgaaatattttttcccATCTTATTATGAAACGGTTAATAAGATAAATCAGTATTTTTTACATTATGTTATAGTATCTTAAAAACatcaaaaaatactataaatcttgtaagaatattatatttataatatttttatactacatTAGAGTTATGGtgcttaataatataatattaaaatattgtataaaaactaaaaaaattatatacatcAGAATTATTCAATATGATCCAAATACTGTGTATAATATTGTGTATTGTCCGGGATGGAAGTTTTTCATGTAGAAGAGAGTTAGATTTAATTATCaaaaatgtaatatatatatatatatatatatatatatatatatatatatattgtagtaAAGAAAAGAGAAACGTCAAGTAATTTCTTTTTTGCGTGCCCATAAATCTCGAAGCGATAAATAAGGCATAAAGATAGCCTAAACATAAAGTTCCAAGCAATAAATAAGGTGCGATAGAAGCTCGTCCTAAGAACAGTAAATGAGGTATATGTAACTTCGTAACGCTACCTGTGAGAGAGGAGAGCAGAGACGAAGTCGAAGCAAAGAACAAAAGTACGAGTCGGGTGTCCGCCGAACCAACGCCTCAATCCTCCCTCCGTCAAATTCTTTGTGCGGTGGTCTCCTTTGTCGTGGAGTGATCCAATAACGAtagttaagagagagagagagaggcataagGAAGTAGAGGGGGGATGTCGGTGATTCCCCTCCTGCTCCTGGCCGGGGCGGTGACCGCGCTCCACCTCGCCGGGGCCGGAGCGGGTTTCCCGGCGAAGCTGATTCTGGAGAGGGCAGTGCCAGTGAGAGGGGCCCCATTGGAGCATCTCCGAGTCCGTGACGGCGCTCGCCATGGCCGGCTCCTCCtgggctcctcttctttgccGGCCGCTGGAGTGGTGGATTTCCCCGTTGACGGTTCTGCGAATCCGGCGATCGCCGGGTACCCTTTTTGTATTTCTTCTTTGTTTACGGAGATCGTTAtccatttcctttttcttctgtATCAGACATATCTTCTCCGTCTCGTCTTCTTTAAGGGATCTTTGATTCTTGGGTTTGAAATTGCTTCCAAGCGAATCCACTCGATCGGAACTCGTGTGTTGCGGTTGCTTTAGCATTTATTGGTGTGTGTTTTCTTCCTATTTCTTAGTTTTTCGTTTCTCTTTTCCTCCCTTTCTTTTGACAGGAATTGGTTGTTCCAATGCATATTTATTGTGAGTGTTCTTTTTCTGATATTGTAAATATGCAGAGGAACGATTTTTGTGGCCTAAATAACCAATTGGTGTTTATTCTGTTAACTATGATGTTGAACCGCAGGCTCTACTTTAGTCGAGTTAAATTGGGCAACCCTGCGAAGGAATTCTACGTTCAGATTGACACTGGGAGCGACATCTTATGGGTAACCTGCAGTTCCTGCGCCGGATGCCCAACTTCAAGTGGGCTTAATGTAAGGCCTGCTGTTCCTCAGTCTCCtcaagatgatattttttttagatgATTTTCGACAATTTTGTTGGTTTTATTTGATAATGAACTTAGAAGATTTAAGTTTGATGGTACCATATCATTTCGGAGCTTCACAACGGAAAATTATTGCCGATTTGGTCATTTCCTTCTTTGCAGATCCAACTGGAGTTCTTTGATCCTGATAAGTCATCCACATCTACGACCATAACCTGTTCTGATGATCGGTGCTCCTATGCCCTCCAAAGTGGACAGGCATTATGCTCCAGCTCTGATTTTTCGAGCTCGCTATGTGGTTACTCTTTCCAGTACGGTGATGGGAGCGGCACTTCTGGGTATTATGTATCTGATATGATGCACTTCGACACAGTTTTGGAGAATGAGCAATTTTTAAATTCTTCAGCCACAATTGTTTTTGGGTAAACTGCTTACAGTAATTCCTAGCCGACATAtgctcaaaaaaaaatttattgcctAAAGTCTTAAGTGAGATTTAAAAAATCGTTCGAATTATCACTTGTATGCATTTTTTGGTGCCTCAAATAATCAGTGAAGTACGAAGGAAAAATTAATTTAGCTTTCTTTGTCCAATAAATTTTGAATCAGGAACTAATATGCCAAACAAGAAGATGACATTCAAATGACAAATTCATGGAGTATACATCTTCTTGTTACTTAAGTTTTGATATCATAAACATGTGATTCTAGGAAACCAATATAGTACCAAGCAATGGCAAAACTCACTTCTGGACACTGTAAGCCTTGCTATCTTGCTCATAATGATGCAAAAGATTTCTGTGCATTAAGTTACTTGCCTACTGTAATTTCATTCTAAAAGTTATTTAAGCATCACCCATAGGTAACAAACCAACAAGTGCGtacatctttctttctttattttttcatTTATAATTAATTCAACCCCTAGCTGATATTGTGAAATGTGATTGCCTGAGTTTCTCATAAGTTTGATTACAACAGATGTAGCAACTCGCAGTCTGGAGATTTGACCAAGTCAGATAGGGCAGTTGATGGAATTTTTGGTTTTGGACAGAACGACTTGTCTGTCATTTCGCAGCTCTCCTCTGCTGGGAATTTTCCTAAGGTTTTTTCTCATTGCTTGAAAGGATCAGACAATGGTGGAGGCATATTGGTTCTCGGAGAGATTGTAGAACCGGGTATTGTCTATACCCCACTTGTTCAATCACAGTAAGTGTTCTTCAATAGAACATTTTGGGGATTGCAAAATTCTGCTCATTCATGTGCTAAAATCTAGACTAAGAATTGTAGGATTTCTCATTTTGCTAATGTTAATTGGTTTACATGCATATAGCTATAATTCTTTCATTATATTTGAATTTCTTCTAGATAATATTAGTTTTAATGCTATTTGACTATCGGTCCTTATTTACTTCTCATTATAGTGGCCATAACTTTAATTGTTTTCTTGgaaatttaattaaattttggACATTTTATTAAAAGTCTAACATCTGAGTGACATAAGCAACCTGATGCAGGTTCTAGTGTGATAATTCCATTTATGGAATGTTTAATCTGTTGGTTTCTTGGAGTGCATCCAGTTGGGTGATACTTGGTTAACATAAGCCTGCTGCATATATCCATTTCAAATGTCTGGTTTCTTTGACATATGAAATGCACTGTCCCCTGATTTAATTATTGGAAGTCTTAAAGAACTTCGTATCAGTAAATTTCAGCGATTGGGTTGCAATGATGAATATTTATGATGAAGAACTTCACCAAAGATTTGAGACGTGTATATGTTGAAGTTATCATAGTAGTGACCTACTGATGGTCATTTATGTGCAAAGAGCAGTCTGGGCTAGATGCTTAGAGTTTCGTTTGGAGCTGGATTCAAGACTTGACTATCAAATGCACCTTTGTATAGTTTGTGAAACATTTGAAAATAACTGCAATGAGGTTCTTGCTTCAGAATGTAGTAGAACCTTCAGTAGGTCATCTACATGCAAAGAGGTGGATCATGAACCAGATAGCTTAGCTCTTCAAAATCCATTCTGAGCCTGTGtattttaattatcaaaatacacatttttgTAGTCTGGTCATCTTCTTAAGGTCAGATTTGGGATTGATTTGTCAATATTGTATTTTTTCGAGACAATTTGTCAATGACAAGTTTAATATGGCAATcatgttttctttgttcttttcatttgtgcaaccaTTCTTAGAACATATGGACTACAGATGTTAAAGGATAGATATTAAGAATTAGATTCTTACCTTCTTAATTTTTCTAGAAAATTTAAGTTTATCGAGGAGGCACTTTCACTTTGCAGCTAAATCTGCATGAGGAAAATCTGGAATGAGCTTGAAATAAACTTTCAGGGATTTTGCAGAACTCCTGATAGATTTTATGCATTTTTTACGTAGAGAAACACATTAATCTGATCTCAGAATTCACACATTGGTCTATTAATTCTTTAAGTTGGTTGTTTCTTGAATGCTTCCccctcttttttcttttgcttttggaGACTCTTGTTCTAATTATAAGTTTCTGCAGATTGTAATTGTCTTTCTTTATATTTTAGGCCTCACTACAACTTAAATCTAGAGAGCCTTGCTGTCAATGGGCGGGAACTAGCTATTGACTCCTCACTATTTGCAACATCAAATACACAGGGCACCATTGTTGATTCAGGGACCACACTTGCTTACCTTGCGGAAAAAGCATATATTCCTTTTGTTAATGCAGTATGTTAAATTGTCACTCTTTGAGCTTAAGTATGACTTATTATGAACAATATGTTTTATATACTTTTTTTTATGCCCTTGTAGATACTTGCATCTCTTCCATCTTCGGTACATTCCTTTGCTCTTAGAGACAACGTGTGTTTTGTTACATCTGACAGGTTCTTCCAATTACTATACTATCATTTGAGAATAATTACTTCCTGAAATATGGTACCTTTGAGGTGATCACCATCTAATACATCTCTTATCCTATACAGTGTTGATGAATCATTTCCTTCTGTCACATTGAAGTTTATGGGTGGTGCGTCCATGTTGATAAAGCCTGAGGACTATCTTTTACAGCAGGGGTCTATTGTAAGTTACTCCATGTTGCTAAGTACTTCCATGAGAGCAGCAATAGGCATTTGTACATATGCTGACATACAGTAGCTACCTCATTGATGTATTTGACCATCGTCATAAAAGGCTTGCTGGAATAAGGGCCTAATTACTAGTGGAAAGATTTTGCTATGTACAGTCATGGACCATATTAAAAGTCAACAATAATACTTAAATAACAATTTTAACAGTATGTTATGCCTATTAAAGTTTTTTCTTGTATGTGACGTTATTAAGAAGATATCTTAACTGATGACTTTGAGAAAAGGATGCTAGTTGATTAATGTAATACTATTTTGTTCACATATTATATTGTtatacaataacaataacaacagaAGGAAAAAAAGGCAAGGAGGAGCAGCATATGTCTGTGTAATCAGCCTACCGAGACTACCATGCTGTCCTTTTGTATCCTGTATACAACCATCTGGGCATGGTTGTATGTCACATCTGCAGCCATACCGTacaatgttattattgtataggcCTTGCCAAGGAGTAGATGTGGCCCCATTGTATATGGCTACAGATACAACCGCATGAATGGCATTACAGAGCATTCTATCTAAAGGGAACATATTGTTTGACCTCGTGCAGGATAATTCTATCATATGGTGTATTGGCTGGCAAAACAACAAGGGCTCAGGAATAACGATACTAGGGGGTACTTTGACTTCACTTTTTCATCAGATTTTATTTTAGTGGATTATTGGTTTCATGAACTGACATTTTATTCTTTGGACTCCACTATTTAGTTTGACTGTTTCTAGGTAAAGTGATAGGTTATTCCTCGGTCCATTTTTTAACCAATAGTTACTGACTAGTGGCAATATCAAGAATACGTTGCTGACAAAATTGAAAAATTGTAGATGTGTTTTTCGATGCCATTGAAATATTGAAAAACACCTGCTGACAAGATGTTTTTTTTCTGTGTTTTTCTCGGTCCTCAGTCCAATGCAGGTGTTTTTCACTTTTATAACGTAAAATTAGAAATAATGGCACATGATATATCAGTTAAGATCATTTTGGACCAATAGAACAATTACAAACATTAGCATCTCACTCTTTATAGATATGTAAAATTTATAGTTAAGCATCATGTTGCGCATTACAAAAATGACATAGTACCAGCTTCATTGAATTAAGTTGGTGTAGAACTTTGCAGAGTTTATGTGGTTATGAGCAGGCAGGACAGAACAAGGTTGGCTAAAAGGCAAAGATTTTTTGGTTTGAGCACAGAACCATCCACATTTGGTTGATATGCCATGTAGGTAGAGGTTGATCTTGCGGAATGCACTTTGAAACACTGATCAAAGAATCCAGAAAGGTGATGAAAGAAACAATTAAAGCTGAAGCAGTGAAACGACTGAGTTGTTTGCTCTTCACGGGGCTATACAAGTCTCCTTGATCTGGGGATGTCTCTGCTATTAGCAGACCTATGTAAACCTTGGAGAAGTTTCTTTATATCctcacataaaaaaatatttagtatgaGCTTCTTTAGACCATCAGGCTGTCAATTACTGAAaatatcttttatgaatcaattaTTCACCTAATAATTAATGTAAAACAAAACATGGTCAAGGTCCTTCAAATTAGCAAAACAAACCATGATAGTATCAAACTTTGAAAATTGAAAAATCAGATTATCAAAATATTGGCTTAGAGTTTCATACATTTTATGTAGTCTGCTGTGAATCTTTATGGAATGCTATATTTGTGTTGTGTATCTTTTGTTGGTTCACCAGGCTCCCAAGAAATACAAATTTGTGATATTAACTTCCTGATCCATGGCAACGTTTGCTGAAAGTGCCATGAATCCAAGGATAGAAATGATTTACATAATCTTTTAACCTGTTTGCTGAACAATGTCGTTTTTGATAGAAATGATTTCTCATACAAGCTTAAATATGATTCCTACCTTTTTGGACTGCTATAGAGTACACTCACAATTTACAGCTAACAAAAAATATTCTCTCCTTTCCAGACCTTGTTCTCAAGGATAAGATATTTGTTTATGATTTAGCTAATCAACGCATTGGTTGGATGAATTATGACTGTAAGTCTCATCATCAACAATTCCCTGTTTTCTTTTATCTTCATACTCGAAGGAACACTAATGTTGTTTCTATATTGTTTTTCATGCAGGCTCTCAATCTGTCAATGTTAGTACAGCTTCTGGTAAGAACGAATACCTAACCGCGGGGCAGCTGGATGTTAGTGGATCTTCAGACTCTGTATTCTCCAAGCTGCTATCAAGCAACAATTTATTGATCCTAATTTATATCTTTATTATTGCTAGTTTATAGCAAACTGAAGCATACATGTTATGACCATTCTTTATTGTTGTAATCAAGGGTTATAGAGTCACAATCAACATTGATGTTGTTTCTCAGGGCCTTCTTCCTGTAATGTACAGATTTCATTCCTTACTATTTCTTCATCTCCATAactcatcatttattttttcacCTTTTCAATGTTATTTGGTGTTCATTGTTACCTATGCATGAACCATCATTACTTGGCTGCTTGGAGGTGGAAACATGTCTATGCCTGTGATGAACTCCCCATCTCCATGTCATTCTCTTATTTTCCATGGATGAAATATTTGGTTGTGTTTGCTACAAATCACCTTCTTTTAGAGAGAAACAATTGCTCCATCATTGCAGATAAAGTTGACCATCTCAGTTGAAGACTTCAAAGAGAAGatgtgttgat
Protein-coding sequences here:
- the LOC135606031 gene encoding histone H2B.3-like; translated protein: MAPKAGKKPAEKKPAAAEKAPASDDKEEKSAEKSPVSAEKKPKAGKRLPSKEGVGAGGTDKKKKKAKKGSETYKIYIFKVLKQVHPDIGISSKAMSIMNSFINDIFEKLAQEASRLARYNKKPTITSREIQTSVRLVLPGELAKHAVSEGTKAVTKFTSS
- the LOC135606032 gene encoding aspartic proteinase 36-like isoform X1, coding for MSVIPLLLLAGAVTALHLAGAGAGFPAKLILERAVPVRGAPLEHLRVRDGARHGRLLLGSSSLPAAGVVDFPVDGSANPAIAGLYFSRVKLGNPAKEFYVQIDTGSDILWVTCSSCAGCPTSSGLNIQLEFFDPDKSSTSTTITCSDDRCSYALQSGQALCSSSDFSSSLCGYSFQYGDGSGTSGYYVSDMMHFDTVLENEQFLNSSATIVFGCSNSQSGDLTKSDRAVDGIFGFGQNDLSVISQLSSAGNFPKVFSHCLKGSDNGGGILVLGEIVEPGIVYTPLVQSQPHYNLNLESLAVNGRELAIDSSLFATSNTQGTIVDSGTTLAYLAEKAYIPFVNAILASLPSSVHSFALRDNVCFVTSDSVDESFPSVTLKFMGGASMLIKPEDYLLQQGSIDNSIIWCIGWQNNKGSGITILGDLVLKDKIFVYDLANQRIGWMNYDCSQSVNVSTASGKNEYLTAGQLDVSGSSDSVFSKLLSSNNLLILIYIFIIASL
- the LOC135606032 gene encoding aspartic proteinase 36-like isoform X2 gives rise to the protein MSVIPLLLLAGAVTALHLAGAGAGFPAKLILERAVPVRGAPLEHLRVRDGARHGRLLLGSSSLPAAGVVDFPVDGSANPAIAGLYFSRVKLGNPAKEFYVQIDTGSDILWVTCSSCAGCPTSSGLNIQLEFFDPDKSSTSTTITCSDDRCSYALQSGQALCSSSDFSSSLCGYSFQYGDGSGTSGCSNSQSGDLTKSDRAVDGIFGFGQNDLSVISQLSSAGNFPKVFSHCLKGSDNGGGILVLGEIVEPGIVYTPLVQSQPHYNLNLESLAVNGRELAIDSSLFATSNTQGTIVDSGTTLAYLAEKAYIPFVNAILASLPSSVHSFALRDNVCFVTSDSVDESFPSVTLKFMGGASMLIKPEDYLLQQGSIDNSIIWCIGWQNNKGSGITILGDLVLKDKIFVYDLANQRIGWMNYDCSQSVNVSTASGKNEYLTAGQLDVSGSSDSVFSKLLSSNNLLILIYIFIIASL